The DNA window GCGCATCGTCGACTACCAGGCGTACAAAGGCGTGTGGTTCCTGCTGCAGCGTCGCACGGAGCTCCGGGATGCCGGGGGACGGGACCTGCGCGGCTCGGCGTTCTTCGAGGAGCTCGATTGCGTCCACTTCCTGTCGCGTCGATGGGAGATCCACGCCCTCGGTCCGCGCGGGGAGGTGATCGACACGCTCCTCGCGTCGGGAGCCGGGTGGATGCCGTTCCGCGTGCACCCGGTGGGCGAGGCGGCGATGGTGCAGGCGTGGATGCGGATCCGCCACGCCCCGTTCGGGGTGAGCGCATCCGCTGCGGACGCGCAGTATCGGCGCGCGGCGGGCGACAGTGACACCGGCACCTGAATCCCCATCACCAGCGAGCACCTCCATGTCCTCCCGCCCCATCATCAAGGTCGACGCGGCCGTCCGCATCGTCACCTTCCTGCTCCTCCTGCTCGCGACCACCGGCGCGCAGATCTTCGTCATGCCGACCTTCGAGGCGATCTATGCGCGCGACGGTCTGACCTTTCCGGTGATCGGCCGGCTCGCGATCGACACGCTGCTGTTCTTCGGCCACCCGCTGGTGCTGCTCGCGATCGCGGCGGGGCTCGCGGTCGTGATCCGAAAGCGCTGGGGGGATTCGCAGCAGCGGCTCGCCGGCGTGGCGGTGGCGACGCTCGTGCTCGCGCTGGTGCTCATCGGGCAGGCCTCGCTCCTCATCGACCTCGCGCTCAAGCGCGTGACGGTCGGTGGAGGCTGACGCACACCGGACGGCGGAACACCTCCGCGCGGGCCCTCGTCAGGGCCGTCCGATCTCCACGTCACGGATGCGGATCCCCTCCGCCTCCCGCGCGAAGATCAGGCTGACCGCCTCGCCGTCGCGTGTGCTGTCCGCGGGGATCACGACGTAGATCCATCCCACATCCCCGGGCTGTCGCACCGCCCACCCGGCCATCGTGTCGGTCATCTGCACGAAGAGTGAGTCGACGGGCGACATGCTCCTCGGGACGCTGAATTCGAAGGCGCGGCCGAGCGAATCGATGCTCACCCGTGCGCGGTAGTCGGCGGTGGTCATCGCGTGCGCCGCGGCGTAGTCGCGGGCCATCAGGTGCCGTGCGAAACGGAGCGCGTCGGCCGAGAGACGGTCGCGGTCGGGGGCGGGGAGCTCCTGTCGGCAGCCGATCGCGAGGAGCAGGATCGCCGCGAGACGCAGGGCGCGCTCACCCATGCCGCATCCACCGCACCATCTCGCGCAGCGACGGCTCCTTGCCGTACATGAGCATCGCCGCGCCGAAGATCCGACCCGCCAGCAGCCGGCACCCCCACGCGGCCCCGGCGAGGAGCGCGAGCGCGAGCGGGACCTCCCACCACGCCACGGTGGTCAGCACGAGACGCAGCGGCAGCACCGCCATCGACGTGAGCGGGAAGACGCCGAGGACCTGGGCGATGATGCTGTCGGCCTTGGACAGGAGCGCGAACGCGGCGCCCATCGGGATCAACGGCACGAAGAGCAGGAGCGTGCGCGTCGAGCTGTTGGGGTCGTCGATCGTCGCCGCGACAGCGGCCATGAAGGCGAACCAGAACAGCACGCCGAGCAGCGTGATGACCAGCACGAGACCGAGCGTGCCGATGTCCGACGCGATGGGCGGCAGCGCGAAGGCACTGCGGCCCAGCAGCCACGGCACGCCCCGGTAGAGGAAGGCGAGGCCGCCGACGGTGAGACTGGTGCCCGCGAGGGCCGCGGCGGTGAGTCCGATGATCTTCCCGTCGATCCAGACCTGCGGTGACACCATCGCGAGCATCTGCTCCGTCACCCGATGCTGCTTCTCCCCCGTGATGCCCGCGAAGAGGGTGCCGAAGCCGGTCATGACGAGGATCAGGCCGACCGAGAGGACGACGATCGCCGCGATCCTCGTGGAGCGGGCGACGGGGGCCGCGCCGAGCGCGATGAGCGAGGTCTCCACGGCGAAGGGCGCGCCGAGCGCGGCGATGGCCTCGGGCGTGAGCACGCGGGCGAGGATGGCCTGTCGATGCGACGCGGTGAGGGCCTCGACCGCGCGATCCGTCCATCCCGCGCGCCGGCGCAGCACGATCGCGAGCGCGTCGCCGGCACCCACGAGCAGCGCCGCGTCGATGGTCTCGTCGGCGACGGCCGCGCGCGCCGCGGCGGCGTCGAGCGCGCTGGTGGTGTCCCACGAGACGGCCTCGACCGTCGGCAGCGGGAAGGCGAGCGCCTCGCGCCCGACGACCGTGACGGTGACGGGACGGTCCCCGGCGCGCTTGATCATCCGCCCGACGAACGCGCCGCCGACACCGAGGAGCACCATGAGCGCGAGACCGACGAACTGCTGTCGCCACTTCACGAAGCGCGAGAACTCCCAGCGCGCCACCTCGAGCGTCTGCTGCCAGCGCGTCATGCGACCTCCGCCGTCACGCCCGCTTCGGCGTTCGCGGCGCGCACGCGCTCCACATAGAGGTCGTGCAGCGAACCGCCCGCGACGAGGGCGCTCGTCGTGCCGTGGAGCAGCTCCCGGCCGCGATGCATGACGAACACCCGGTCGGCGAGCCGCTCGACGAGGGCCATCTGGTGCGCGCTGAAGAGCACGGCGGTACCGGCATCGCGCAGGCCGCGCACGAGGTCGAGGAAGAGCTCCTGGTTGAGCGGGTCGAGTCCGCTGAACGGCTCGTCGAGGATCGCGAAGCGTGGCCGGTGGAGCACCGCGGCGGCGAACTGCACCTTCTGCTGGTTGCCCTTCGACAGGGCGGCGAGCTTCTCGCCGGCGCGATCCTTGAGATCGAGGCGCTCCAGCCACTCGGTCGCGAGCCGCCGCGCCTCCGCCGCGGGGATGCCGCGCAGGCGCGCGAAGTAGCTCAGCGTGCGACCGATCGGCACGTCCTGATACAGCCCCCGGTCCTCCGGGAGATAGCCGAGCGCGCCCGGCGCGGGCGCCTGCTCGACGCCCTCCCAGAGGATTTGGCCGCGATCCGGCCGCGTGATACCGACGAGCATGCGGAGCAGCGTCGTCTTGCCGGCGCCGTTGGGGCCGAGGAGCGCGACCATCTCGCCGGGAACGACGTCGAGCGAGAGGCCCGCGACGGCGCGGACGGTGGCGTAGGTCTTCTCGACCGATCGGATGCTCAGGAAGGCGGTCGCGGGAGTCATCGCGTGCGGGAAGGGAGATCCGATCGTGATCGACCGAGTATATGCGGCGTGCATGGGGCGCGCGAGGTCCGTCCGCCGGCACGTTGCGAGGATCCTCGAGCGCGTGGAAATTGGACCTCCCGGGCTGGACGCCCTGCCGCGACGCCGGTTCCCCGAACGCAGGAGCACCCTCCGATGTCCAAGGTGACCCCCTTCCTGATGTTCAACGACCAGCTCGAGGCCGCGATCGCGTTCTACACCGCGACCTTCCCGAACTCGAAGGTGACGACGTCCGCGCGCACCGGCGCCGAGGGCGTCGTCACGTCCGCCGAGTTCGTCGTCGGGGGCCAGCGCTTCATGGGCTACAACGGCGGCTCGTACTTCACGTTCTCGCAGGGCTTCTCGCTCTTCCTGGATTGCGAGGATCAGGCTGAGGTGGACCGGTACTGGGACGCGTTCGTGAACGCCGGCGCGACGCCGCTCCAGTGCGGCTGGATCACCGACCCGTTCGGCGTGACCTGGCAGATCGTGCCGAGGCGCTTCACGCAGCTCATCAGCGGCGGCGACCCGAAGAAGGTGCAGGCGGTGATGGATGCGATGATGGAGATGGTGAAGCTCGATGTGGCGGGGCTCGAGCGGGCGTACGACGCGGCGTCGTAGGCGCCCGCCGGGAATGGCGCGCATCGAGTTCAGTCTCTTCATCGCCGCCCCCGTCGGCCGCTGCTTCGACCTCTCGCGGAGCGTGGAACTGCATGTCGCCTCCACGGCGGGGACCGGCGAGCGCGTCGTCGCGGGCCGGACGTCCGGCTGCCTGGAGCTCGGCGAGTCCGTCACCTGGCGCGCGCGGCACTTCGGGGTCTGGCAGGAGCTGACGAGCCGGATCGTCGCCATGGAGCGCCCCGACCACTTCCGCGACAGCCAGGTACGCGGGGCGTTCGCGCGCTTCGATCACGACCATCACTTCACGCATGACCGCGACGGCACGATCATGCGCGAGGTCTTCGACTATCGCGCTCCGCTGGGGCCGCTCGGGGTCCTTGCCGAGCGACTCTTCCTCACGCGCTATATGCGGCGCTTCCTCTTGGCGCGGGCGCGCGTCGTCAAGGCCGTCGCGGAGTCGGAGGAGTGGCGGCGGTACGTCGGTCCCGCCGGGGTAGCGCTCGCGACGGGGCTCGTCGATATCTTCACGGCATGAGCACCGTCCTCTGGGCCAATCTCCTCGTCAACGGCACCGTGCGGTCCGAAGAGGAGGATCGACGCGCGCTGTTCGTCCACACCGACAAGCTCGATGCCCTGTGCACGACCCTTGGCATCGCGTCCTTTGCCGGCCTCTGCGACTCGACGGACGCGCGGTTCAACCTCGACGAGTTCGAGTTGCCGGAGGGGATGGCGTCGACCAACGACCACATGGCGCTGCACGGCGTGTGGATGGCGCTCCCCGACGCGATCCGGGAGGTGGTCCAGGAACTCACCGAGGTCCTCGCGTTCGCGCGCGGGCACGGCGATGGCGCGGCCAAGTTCAACTTCTCGATCGTGGGGTAGGAGAGCGCGACCCGATGCATCCCCTGGGTACACACACACGGAGCGACCGCGTGATCCCGTCCCTGCGAAGTCCCCGCATGCTGGCCGGCGCACTCGCGCTCGGCACCCTCGCGGCCTGCGCCTCCGCGCCGTCGCTCGACAGTTCCGTGGCGCCGTTGCCGCGCGCGTCGTTGGCGGCGCCGGACTGGGCCGCCGATTCGATCGATGTGCTGCAGTGCGCGCAGCGCGTGGCGGCGCGCGGTGGGTTCTTCGTGGAGGACACGACGGGGACCGTCCTCGTGCGACGGCCCGGCACCACACCGGACCAGTTGGTCGGCGCGGCGGTCCCCGTGCGCCGGCCTACGGCCGTGCCGACGCAGGCGCCGGTCTCGCTCTCCGCTCGGTCGATCGGGGCGCGTCAGGTGCGCATCCTGCTCGCGCCGCGGGAACGCTCGGGCTGGGTGCGCGCGAACGCCCGTGCGCCGGGGGGTCGAGCGGCCAGCACGCGCGAGCTCGTGCAGCTCATCAACTCGCAGTGCACCGTGCGTCGCCCATGACCTTCTCGCTCGTCCCGTTCGACCAGCACGGCGTCCCGCTCGTCGCGATCACCGATCTGCCGGCGGCGATCGTCGCGAACTGCGAGGGCACGGCGGACCTCTATCGTCGCGTCGGTTTCGTGCCGCCGTGGATCGGCTACGTTGCCGTCGCCGACGGGCGCGCGGTCGGCGGCGGAGCGTTCGTCGGACCGCCGACCGACGGTGTGGTGGAGATCGCGTACTACACGCTGGATGGTGAGGAGGGGAAGGGATTCGCCTCGCGGACCGCCGCGGCGCTCGTGGCGATCGCGCGCGCGGAGACACCGGCGGTCGGGCTGAAGGCGTTCACCCTACAGGAGGAGAACGCCTCGACGAGGATCCTGCGGCGGCTCGGGTTCGCGGTCGAGGGCGTGGCGCAGGACCCGGATGCGGGTGAGGTGTGGGAGTGGCGGGCGATGGAACGGCACGAGGGCTTGTAGTCGGCGCCGGGGCGGCCGATACTAGCCCATATGCGATCCTCCATCGGCGCGATCGCGCTCCTCGGCCTCCTGTCGAGCGTCGCCCCGGCGCAGCCGGCGCAGCCGGCGGAGCCGGCGGGGCGACCGGCGGCGCGGTACGTGGTCCGTCAGCTCGATCGAGACGACGGACTGCCCGATCCGAACGTCGCCGCCCTCGCCCGGACTCGCGATGGATTCCTCTGGATCGGGACTCGCACGGGGCTCGTGTCCTACGACGGCGTCCAGTTCGTGCCGCTCGCCGCCGAGGACGCGGCACAGCTGCCCGACACGTGGATCAACGGGCTCAGCTTGGACCCGCAGGATCGGCTCTGGATCGCCACGGCCGGGGGCCTGGCCGTGCGTGAGGACGGGCGCGTGCGCCGCGTTGCCGCGTCGGAGATCCCGCCGAGTGACGTGTGGCGCGCCATCACGGACCGCCGCGGGTCGGTCTGGGTCGCCACGAGCACGGGGGTATTTCGCGGCGACGGCACCGCGTTCCGGAAGTTCCCCGGGCTTGACGGGTATGCCTACACGCTGCTGGAGGACGCGCGCGGTCGCATCTGGGTAGTGGGACGAGACCTCCTGACGGTCATCGACGGCGATCGCGTGATCGACGTGCGCGCGACACTCGGGCTCTCGGGGCGCGTGTTCGATATCGCGGCGGACGGGCCGGCGCACCTGTGGATCGGGATGGAGGACGGCGCGCGCCACCTGTCGCTCGGGGCAGGCGACGACGTCCGGGTGGACCGGTTCGTCGATACGCGGCGCGGTGCCGCGACGCGTGAGGTCTGGGTGGTCGCGCTCGGAGAGGACGGGGCGCTCCTGCTCGGGACGTCGTCCGGTGGCGTCCTGACCGCGACCGCCGACGGGCTCGAACCGCTCGAGTCACAGGATCACGAGACCTGGGCGCTGTTGCGCGATGGATTCGGCGTGATCTGGGCCGGCACGGATCAGGGGCTGCGTCGCTTCGAGCCGAGCTCGTTCACGCTCCTGA is part of the Gemmatimonadota bacterium genome and encodes:
- a CDS encoding GNAT family N-acetyltransferase, whose protein sequence is MTFSLVPFDQHGVPLVAITDLPAAIVANCEGTADLYRRVGFVPPWIGYVAVADGRAVGGGAFVGPPTDGVVEIAYYTLDGEEGKGFASRTAAALVAIARAETPAVGLKAFTLQEENASTRILRRLGFAVEGVAQDPDAGEVWEWRAMERHEGL
- a CDS encoding SRPBCC family protein — encoded protein: MARIEFSLFIAAPVGRCFDLSRSVELHVASTAGTGERVVAGRTSGCLELGESVTWRARHFGVWQELTSRIVAMERPDHFRDSQVRGAFARFDHDHHFTHDRDGTIMREVFDYRAPLGPLGVLAERLFLTRYMRRFLLARARVVKAVAESEEWRRYVGPAGVALATGLVDIFTA
- a CDS encoding ABC transporter permease, whose protein sequence is MTRWQQTLEVARWEFSRFVKWRQQFVGLALMVLLGVGGAFVGRMIKRAGDRPVTVTVVGREALAFPLPTVEAVSWDTTSALDAAAARAAVADETIDAALLVGAGDALAIVLRRRAGWTDRAVEALTASHRQAILARVLTPEAIAALGAPFAVETSLIALGAAPVARSTRIAAIVVLSVGLILVMTGFGTLFAGITGEKQHRVTEQMLAMVSPQVWIDGKIIGLTAAALAGTSLTVGGLAFLYRGVPWLLGRSAFALPPIASDIGTLGLVLVITLLGVLFWFAFMAAVAATIDDPNSSTRTLLLFVPLIPMGAAFALLSKADSIIAQVLGVFPLTSMAVLPLRLVLTTVAWWEVPLALALLAGAAWGCRLLAGRIFGAAMLMYGKEPSLREMVRWMRHG
- a CDS encoding VOC family protein → MSKVTPFLMFNDQLEAAIAFYTATFPNSKVTTSARTGAEGVVTSAEFVVGGQRFMGYNGGSYFTFSQGFSLFLDCEDQAEVDRYWDAFVNAGATPLQCGWITDPFGVTWQIVPRRFTQLISGGDPKKVQAVMDAMMEMVKLDVAGLERAYDAAS
- a CDS encoding ATP-binding cassette domain-containing protein produces the protein MTPATAFLSIRSVEKTYATVRAVAGLSLDVVPGEMVALLGPNGAGKTTLLRMLVGITRPDRGQILWEGVEQAPAPGALGYLPEDRGLYQDVPIGRTLSYFARLRGIPAAEARRLATEWLERLDLKDRAGEKLAALSKGNQQKVQFAAAVLHRPRFAILDEPFSGLDPLNQELFLDLVRGLRDAGTAVLFSAHQMALVERLADRVFVMHRGRELLHGTTSALVAGGSLHDLYVERVRAANAEAGVTAEVA